Genomic window (Acomys russatus chromosome 2, mAcoRus1.1, whole genome shotgun sequence):
GCAAGGCACATACCTAGCCATAGTAAAGGCAATAAATAACAAGACTGtagccaacaccaaactaaatagagagaaacttaaatcaactCCTCTGAatacaaggctgtccactctctccatatctcttcaatacagtacttgaagtcctagatagagcaataagacagctaaaggagattaagggaatacaaattggaaaggaagaagccaaagtatcactatttgcagatgatctgATCATAAGCAACCCacaaattctatcaaggaactcctacagttgataaactttttagcaaagtggctggatacaaaatcaactaaaaaaaatcagtagtccacCTTTATACCAAAGACatacaggctgagaaagaaattagggaagcaacacccttcacaatagccacaaaacatagtgtcttggtgtaactctaaacaagcaagtaaaagacttgtatgaagaaaaaacttcaagtctctgaagaaagaaattgaataagatatcagaagatggaaattactcctatgctcatggattggtaggattaacagtaaaaatggtcattttaccaaaagcaatctatagatttacTGCTATTCCCACAAAAACGCCAACCCAATTATTTACAgatcttaaaagaacaattcccaacttcatatggaaaaaaacctgagtagctaaaataatcccatacaataaaagatctgaaggtatctccatctctgatttcaagctgtacatCAACGCAACCATAataaaaacggcatggtactggcattaaaacagacaggtggatcgacggaatcaaatcaaagacccagaaataaacacacacacacacacacacacacacacacacacacacacacacacacacactttattttgaACAAAGAAGGCatattcatacaatggaaaaaaatgaagcatcttcaacaaatgtatgtctacatgtagaaaaatgcaaattgacccttatttatcaccctacacagaactcaagtccagatggattaaataactcaacataaaaccagacacactaaatctgttagaagaaaaagtggggaaaagccttgagtTTATTGTCACAGAAGACAATAACAGAACATgaatagttcaggctctaagatcaacaattaataagttgGAGttcattaaactgaaaagcttctgaaaggcaaaggacactaccagaagaacaaaacaaaagcctacagactgggaaaagatcttcaccaaccctatacctgacagaggactaatatccaaaatatataaagaactcaagaaattaaatactatcaaaccaaataaacaatttaaaaatgtggtacagaactaaacagagaattcttagcagaggaatatgaaaaggctgagaaacacttaaagaaatattccttgtccctagtcatcagggaaatgcaaatcaaaactctgagattccaccttacaactctcagaatggctaagattaaaaaaaaataaataaataaaataaactcaagtgacagcacatgctggcaaggacttGAAGAAAAGGAATCAgtcctcctttgctggtgggagtgcaaccaTTTTGGAAAGCGATCTTGTGTTTCcccagaaaattggaaataactcTACCTTGAgtcccagttataccactcctgatATACCCAAAAGAAACTCCACTGTACAACAAGGGCACTTACTCAACTAGGTTTATAATAGgtttattcatcatagccagaagctggaaacagcctgtacccctcaaccaaaaaattaataaagaaactgggtacgtttacacaatgaaatacaaatCAGCTacaaaaaaatgaggaaatcatacaatttgcagacaaatgcagggaactagaaatgatcatgctgggTGAGATAACCCATagccaaaaagacatgcatgatatatactcacttgtaagcagatattagccacataattaagaaaaaccacattacaatacacagacctataGAAAATACATAACATGAAGGACTCTAGGGAGAATGCtaaattctcactcagaaggacaaatagaatagacacaagAATTGCAAATAAGAGCTAACTGGGTTTCTCTGCAATCCACGTCCCCACGCAGGGCTGACTCCCTGAAGTGACTACGCTCCTCTGCGATGCAAGGGCCACAGGCCTGCTACTCTCGGGTGTGTCTGACACCACAGAGGAGCATCTGCCTCTGTCCTACATGTGTCTCAGAGAATGCCATGGCCTGGGAGTGCCCTTCCAAGTCACTCTTACCCACAAAGCCAGACTTAATACGACAAGTACAGGATGTCAAGCCCACAGCTGCCCAAGAAAGACCTCAGCCCGGCCTCCTAGTCTACACTGAGCCACTGCCTCTGATCTCCAGGCCCAGTGGAGGGCAACTGTTGATAGCCTGAGGAGCTCAGACACCAGCAGCTCTGCTTCCAGCTCAGCAGCAAGATGTGGACAGCCCTGGTACTGTTTTGGATTTCCTCCGTCTCCTTATCTCAAAGCCATAAGGTGTCTGATGAGCCACTCACTACCAGGATGTGGCTTAAAGCAGTAAAACAAAGCATGCCCAGGGACACAGTTCCAAGCACTGATACTGTATCTACAGAACGAACAGCCAAGTGCCACCTGCTCCTGTCACACTGGCCACAGGAGCCCAGACAGCCAGCCTGAACTCTACCAAAGTGACAGCAGTGGTGACAACACATTTGACAAACATGAGCACTCCAATAACCAGAGAGGGTACGACAGATAGCACAACCACCAGAACTCTTGTGCCACCTACGTCATCAGGCCCCTCATCTGCGAGGCAGACTCAGCCCAACACCACTGCTGGGCTTCTGTTTCTCAGCACACCACGTGCAGAAGTGCCAAGTACAAATGCCAGCACATCACCAAGAACAGCCACAGTGACAACCATGGTCCCACATACCAGGACAGTTGctgcaggcacccacacatacTAGGTCTGTTGCTGCAGGCACCATAAACACAAGTGGACCTCCCACAAGGACGCTGAGTCCTGCCAAAAGTACACCCACTAACACATTTACCATTAGCCCTATACTCACCTCAGGTGTCCAATCTCAAGGTACCACCATCCAGGTGGCACCAGAACAGCCAGTGCATAGCACAATGGGTAGATCACCACCTAGTCCCTCAGACACCACCCTagagaccaccaccaccacccgttCTGTGGCTTCAGTATCTCCTACAGTAGTGACCACCACCCAGGTACAAACCAGGAAGCCTCCTACCAGCCCCAGCCCTGAACTGGAAGCCACATCCCTCACAACACAGCCAAGCCCTGAATTACCTACTCAGCAGACAGGTAGGCCAGGTGGGCCAGGCACACCTCTGACAATAGAGCAGGTGGAGACCAAAGCTGCAGTCAGTACTGCCTCCACTGGGCCAAAACCCAGGGCTCAGGGGACCTTAAGGTGACAACCACAGATGCGTGCCTGTTCAGCAGCCAAGGCCAGCACCACTGAGCCCCTAACCCCATCCTTAGTGAACAAAATGTTACCTCTGATGGTGCTTGTTCTTTGGATGACCCTCTTCATCGCAGTCCTGGTGATGTTTGCCCTGCAAGCCTATGAGAGCTACAAGAAGAAGAACTACACACAAGTAGACTACCTGATCAACGGCATGTGCGCCGACTCGGAGGTGTGAGGGCCCCTCAGGAGGCTGGCCTCTTCCATGGCCTTTTATATTGCCTCAGACCAAACTCAGTGCTTCCAGATCTTCTCGGTGCAATTTCAGAGCTGTGCCGGATGCTTGGACACATTTAATTGCTGTCAGATCAACTCCATGATCATGAGAGAGATGccttttcatatattttcttaaacGATCACATATGCAGGAGTGGCCAGTGTTGAGGGGGCCTGGCCCACGTGGTCCTCGGTGTGTGAAGTCTTGACCAGAATTAAAAGCAATGactgttctcaaaaaaaaaaaaaaaaaaaaaaaaaaaagaattgcaaacAAGGGACAAGATAGGAGCCTACTATAGAGGTCGTCTGAacgactccacccagcaggggtttgaagcagatgctgagactcatagccaaacttcgAGGTGGAGCTAAGTGAGTCTAATGGAAGAGTTGTGAGATAGAAGGACCTTGATAGGATAGGAGTTCTACATGGAGACTAATCgatccaacaaatctgggtggggAAGTTGTACTGCATAGATtgatgtatcaaccaaggaccggGCATGGTgtggatctagaccctctgctcagatgtagtagataggcagcacagtttccttgtggattCCATAATATgtggagtagagactacttctaacatggactcttgAGCTCACCCTTTTCATTTCCCCCGGGTGGGCTgaccttgctaggccacagaaggagaggatacaagcagtccagaGAGAtgtgataggctgaggtcaaatgagAGGGGATAAGGGATCCTCCCCCTTTCTGATGactcaggagaaggaagaaaaagatggatGGAGGGTGGACCAGCAGACAACAAGCAAAGGgtctacaattaggatgtaaagtgaacaaactaaaagtaaaataaataaataaatattttttaaaagaaaatctcagcaTCAGGTATAGTGATGTCTCTGTACAATTTGTTAGCCAGGGAGGTCTCAGATACCCACTGAAAAACATAGACTTTCCAGTTTCTCTTAGCTGCTGCACATTTAGATGACAAGACTTTGTTGCTGGTGACTCAAGATACTTTGGTTTCAGGACATAGAGAAATTAAGACCGAACTGACCAGGAAACTTCGTTCTTTCTTGATAGCATTTATAACAAGAGGAAATGATATGATCATCACAAGGAGAGATAAGTCATCTTTGGACTTAAGGGGAATTGCACCTTGCATGTGCCTACAGTCATAATAGTGGCCTGAATGTTATGGGTATAACACGTGCTTTCTGAAGCCTGCTCCACAAGAGACAATTCATACTTAGTACTTAAAACATGATCAAAAGCCCTGTGGATGTCACAGGCCACAATGAGGAAGCCACTGctattattttactaattttatataattttttctgttaagttgcttttcaaatattttcattaatgcCTGGAGCAGTGTGGCTGCCAGATTTCACTGGgcaggctttcttctttttcactttcttttcttttcttttttttgcagtGACTAGAAGTTACTCTAAAGATACTCTAAAGATAGATAACTTGTTAAATTGCAAAGAgtaaatgacttttaaatgttGAGCCTTAAATGACACATGTGTATAATTCTTCAAGACTCAGataacattgtggaagagggaccGAAAAGAAACAAGGAGACAGCGGATAGAATGGGGAGCTGTATCATGCTTTCTTCTGGACATACTGCGGCTGTTGCAATCTTGAACTCCAAGAGTATCTGACTATCAGCATAAAGCTGCATAATATTTTTCCTGTCAGCATGTCCTTATGTATGACAGAAGAAACCACGGGATATAAATGTACTTAATGGTTGCTGGCaaaggaaaaaacatttttttgatgGTGTACCTACTGGTTAGATACCTATGCTTTTGAAATAATCCCTTCCCCATATTCATATAGTCAATTGTAATTAAAATCAATGGctcacaaaaagaataaaaataaaataagaaaaaataaaagagaagagaaaaaagaaacaccgGTGGATGGGAGATAGGGCCGGTAGACAGCAATCAGTGTGAGAATGGAGAGTAGGACAATTACGGGATGAATAGGACCAAAGTACATTATTTCcatgtaaaaacaaatataataagttaataaataaccATTTCTAACTAAAGGAAAGTCAAATCAACCTCTGGgctacagacacaaacacataccctcaaacacacaaaacatgctTACATGCGTAGACCCAAATGAACATTATaaacacatcacatacacatatgtacaaatcaCATACACAGTTCTTGACATGTGAATTAGGCCTAAATAAGcttttaatttatgcatattcTTACAATCAAACTCTAAAAAGTTCAGGAAATGAACTACTTATCTGTAACAGCATAAATGACCTTTAAGTTGGTAAATAAAAGAACTCATGAAATAAAAAGTCCATAGATCCTGGTTCCATTTCACATGAAGGTCACTAACAGGCAAAGCCAACCTATTGCATTAGGAGTTACAGTAGAGAAAGCCTTTGGGGAAGTTTGGAAAAAATCTTACCAAAGCCTCTCAGGAGATGAAAAAGTTCAACTTCTTAGATGATAACTTGCAAGGAAGTTTGTTTTGTGACAACTCACTCAGTTTATGATCTTGTACTTTTTGTAACTCTCCAGTATGTTGTACttgaattaaaaagttaaaaataggcCATGCATTgtggtacatgcatttaatctcagcacttaggaaggagGACagacaggtctctgagtttgattccaggcTGGTATACAGAGAGAGTCCTAGGACatcaagagctacacagagaaacactgtcttgaaaactcaactcaaaccaaacaaaaccaaacaaaacaaaaaaactaacaatcaaacaaaaatcttaaaaccaATACTACACAAAAGAGTTGAGACAGCAGGCAGAGGGTGCACTTTGCTGAAATAACTTCAGTGGATATATAGATAAACATCAGTTATGAAGAGGAGACATAGGCAATTAAATAGGAAGGTATAAACATCcccaataaatgtttaaaataagcaGCAAAATCTCAGGGTAATATAGTGCTCTTCAAAATCTAAGAAGAACAAATGATGGGGAAATCTAAGAATTTCAAATTCTTGTTCTATGGCCTACTAtctgaggctcagggaaaatTTTAATGATCCTCAAATACAGAGTGAGAATAATAAGTTTTTTCCCATAGTATTTGTGAGGATTAAATAGGAGTTAAGTGATTAAAGAGAGTGCAGCATGGAGCAAAATGCCATTTAGCTCTTAAAAAGGGGTTCAATTACTACTTGATAATGTTAAAACAATTTGTAATTGAGAAAAAAACTCTATGAAGGGATTATGAGACTTTTTCAAAGTTCTAGTTAATTAGTTCATTTTTTCATTACCTTAGTAACATAcctaaaacataatttatttcttgtcatattgtattagttctttgagatgTTATACAATGTATTCTAATCATACTTACCCTACTCCCAATTTCTCCTAGGTCCTTTCCCTTTCCATACCTATACAATATTGTTTACTCTTTTTATCCTTTATACTTataaagtccaatttgtgctgctcatataTTATATGTAGATGTGTGACTTCTCTCTGGAACATGGAACATGactttaatttatacatattcttATAATCAAACTCTAAAAAGTTCAGGAAATGAACTACGTATCTGTAACAACATAAATGACCTTTAAGTTGGTAaataaaagaactcaaaataactGGAACATGACTGACTTACTAGGAACAACACTCTTAAAAAAAGAactgtctctccccttccctttagCTATAAATTGCCAATACTTCCTTGACTATTGGTTGGCTTTGTATCTCTTCCCTATTCTTTCTTAGGATTTTGTCTAGCTTTAGTTTGTATGGATCTCACACATGCAGTGACAAccctgtgtgttcatatgtgcagctgtacTCATCTCAAAGACACTTTCCTAGTAGCCATGTTTTGCCTCTGGAAGAAGCTGATTTGTCTCCCATTACATGGAGTGTCTAGGGCACAGCACCAATAGAAGCTCGCATGGTTCACAGCAGAAAAGAATTCAATTCAGGACAGAAAAATTCCGTAAGAAAACCGAAGAGAAACTAGTGTTCAAAATTCCTTcctaagatggaatcttagaatcgttttgatttgcatttctctgatgactaatgacattgagcatttctttaagtgtttctcagccattcaatattcatctgttgagaattctctgtttaggtctgagccccatttcttaattgggttatttggtttggtggtgtttaatttcttgagttctttatatattttggatattacgcctttgtcagatgtagggttggtgaagatcttttcccagtctgtaggctattgctttcttctattgacagtgtctcctgctttacagaagcttctcagcttcataaagttccatttgttaattgttgaccttaaagcctgggctgttggtgttttcttcatgaagttgtctcctgtgccaatgtgttccaggctcttccccactttttcctctaaccgatttaatgtctctggtcttacacccatcagaatggctaagaccaaaaattcaagtgacaccactttcaggcgaggatgtggagaaagaggaaaactgcTTCATTGCtaatgggaatgcaaactattacaacaactttggaaatatatctggtgctttcccagaaaaatgagaatagggcttcctcaagacccagctattccactccatggaatatacctagaaaatgctccaccacacaacagagacatatgctcagccatgttcaaggcagccttattcataatagccagaatctgtaaacagcctaaatgtccctcagtggaagaatgcataaagaaatggtggtacatttacactatggaatactacccagctataaaaaacaaggaaatccagaaatttgtaaacaaatggaggaaattagaaacgatcatactgagtgagttaacccagaaacagaaagactcacatgatatatactcacttataattgggcactagcccaaaaggcgtgccccatgaatgtcttcacttaccaagagattgggacagatgtgaggacatcctattggggctctaggtaagagaaatataggagatggagaaatagaaagatccagaggatcttagaaatctacaagaggaacatcataatgggtggtaCAGGGCCCCGggatgtctgctcaaactattgtactaaccaaggacaatacaagtagtaaacaccgaacccctactctAATATAACGAATGGataggacatcctccacagttatgtggagagcagggactaactctgacatgagctctggtgcctcatatttgatgacctcccctttgtggggagccctggtggcactcaaagaatgaataggcagactaccaagatgagccttgttagcctgtgaccataaagtgggggaggagatccccctcagatATGGACCTAaaggagggtaatagggtgggggtgggatagtagaaggaaaggaaggatacaagtgatgggaaaacaattgagctgtaatttgaataaattaatttaaaaagccttCCTAATGCACACCCTTAGTATGCCCTCAACACCTACCAGTAGACCCCAGCCCTTTTACATTCTATGGTCTCCTGCACGGTAATATCCAATTACAAGCTACCAACAAATGAACCTTAGGGGAAAAATAAAGCCACATTCTCATTGTAAATTTGATCCAGACCATACATAATAtaggaagacagaaaacagaacaaaaacaaaaacaaaataagcaaacaaaaaaacccagatgaTAGCCTGTTACCAGCCAAGATCTAAAACGCCAAGAAGAGAGACTCCACAGTGGCAGTGGCTATCACCTATGACtagtttttaagaaatatttgagAACAATGTTTTAAGGACTATATTTAattctcttttccccctttgctttttGATGTTAGTTTGGCTGGAAAGTGCACAAACTAgccaagtattctaccactgactGAGTCATGTATCCAGACCAATGGAAATACCCCTAGGGCAGTTCTGAGCACTTAAATGCCTTGAAGACAAAGCGCACTGGAATTTAGTAAAATTTTCTGGAGGGGCAAACACTGAAAATAGGAAAGAACAAAGAGTAAACTGAGTCTGACAAATCCAAATACCATTCAATACTCTAATTGAGATGATGAGCCAAACTATACATACTAGAAAAGGTTTTATAGGAAAAGAGTCTAGTATGCACACTGGTGGTCTAGTTTTACACACAAtgttcaaaatataataaaatattactagGCATTAAAAAGTTCATTCCACCACTTGCTTCTTCCAGCCTGTTCTACCCAGGAGTGTGGAGCTAAGCAATTATGGACTGAACTCCTGAAATTGTGGCAGATTAAATCCTTTTTCTCTTAAGTTCTATGTCAGCATAGACAGAACTGttgacagcaataaaaaagtaaccaaTAAACTCAATGTGTAATGTATCCTTGCATGAAGTTTAGGAGGATTCTAAGAATCAGTGCCTGTGCATGGCCTATGGACAGCTCTACGGATCACTGCACTATTCCTGATATAAAATAGACTCTAGTAATCAGTACAGCTATTCTTGccataaatgaaaatacaaaaaggaTATGGATAGTAATTTGATATGTTTATTTTGCTAATTTAATTCACtatagtaataattttattgtCCATATGCACATCATAAAATCATATTGTGAGtcttaatacataaataaataaataatacatagtaaattatttactataaaattcactttaaaaaagagttgtttt
Coding sequences:
- the LOC127207141 gene encoding LOW QUALITY PROTEIN: uncharacterized protein C11orf24 homolog (The sequence of the model RefSeq protein was modified relative to this genomic sequence to represent the inferred CDS: inserted 4 bases in 3 codons) — its product is MWTALVLFWISSVSLSQSHKVSDEPLTTRMWLKAVKQSMPRDTVPSTDTVSTERTAXVPPAPVTLATGAQTASLNSTKVTAVVTTHLTNMSTPITREGTTDSTTTRTLVPPTSSGPSSARQTQPNTTAGLLFLSTPRAEVPSTNASTSPRTATVTTMVPHTRTVAAGTINTSGPPTRTLSPAKSTPTNTFTISPILTSGVQSQGTTIQVAPEQPVHSTMGRSPPSPSDTTLETTTTTRSVASVSPTVVTTTQVQTRKPPTSPSPELEATSLTTQPSPELPTQQTGRPGGPGTPLTIEQVETKAAVSTASTGPKPRXSGDLKVTTTDACLFSSQGQXTTEPLTPSLVNKMLPLMVLVLWMTLFIAVLVMFALQAYESYKKKNYTQVDYLINGMCADSEV